From Methanococcus maripaludis, the proteins below share one genomic window:
- a CDS encoding TATA-box-binding protein yields the protein MEPEIKVVNVVVSTQIGTDIDLEYAADILDNAEYEPEQFPGLVCRLSEPKVALLIFRSGKLNCTGARCKEDAVIAINKIVKELKEAGMDLIDNPEVKVQNMVATTELGMEPNLDDISTLECTEYEPEQFPGLVYRLSEPKVVVLIFGSGKVVITGLKVIEDAYIAFDKISKTLKELEEELY from the coding sequence ATGGAACCTGAAATCAAAGTTGTAAACGTAGTTGTATCAACACAGATAGGAACTGATATTGACTTAGAATATGCCGCAGATATATTGGATAACGCAGAATATGAACCAGAACAGTTCCCGGGACTTGTTTGCAGATTGAGCGAACCTAAAGTTGCACTTTTGATATTTAGAAGTGGTAAGTTAAATTGCACCGGTGCACGATGTAAGGAAGATGCAGTAATTGCAATAAACAAAATCGTTAAAGAATTAAAAGAAGCAGGAATGGACCTTATTGACAATCCTGAAGTAAAAGTACAAAACATGGTTGCTACAACCGAACTTGGAATGGAACCTAACTTAGATGACATATCCACATTAGAATGTACAGAATACGAACCAGAACAGTTCCCAGGATTAGTTTACAGATTGAGCGAACCTAAAGTTGTTGTATTAATATTTGGTAGTGGAAAAGTTGTAATTACCGGATTAAAAGTAATCGAAGATGCATACATAGCATTTGATAAAATATCTAAAACATTAAAAGAACTTGAAGAAGAATTATATTAA
- a CDS encoding tyrosine--tRNA ligase — MLESILKNTSEIVSIEELTELLKKEEKIAYIGFEPSGRIHMGHYLQIRKMIDLQKAGFKIVILLADLHAYLNQKGTMDEVRALGEENRKVFEAMGLVADYVYGSGFQLKDEYTIDVYKLALSTTLNRARRSMEVIAREDENPKVASVVYPLMQVNDIKHLNADVAVGGMEQRKIHMLSREILPSMGYKAPVCIHNPVLTGLDGEGKMSSSKGNFIAVDDDEATIKKKMKNAFCPMKEVSGNPVLEIAKYYLEYPVTVKRPEKFGGDLILESYEALENAFVEGLHPMDVKNLVSEQLIEILRPIREKMNK, encoded by the coding sequence ATGTTAGAATCTATATTAAAAAACACTTCAGAAATAGTATCCATCGAAGAATTAACTGAACTCTTAAAAAAAGAAGAAAAAATTGCATATATTGGATTTGAACCCAGTGGAAGAATTCACATGGGCCATTACTTGCAGATAAGAAAGATGATCGATCTTCAAAAGGCAGGATTTAAAATAGTAATTTTACTAGCGGATTTACACGCTTACTTAAATCAAAAAGGAACAATGGATGAAGTAAGGGCTCTCGGTGAAGAAAACAGAAAAGTATTCGAAGCAATGGGGCTTGTTGCAGATTACGTTTACGGAAGTGGGTTCCAGTTAAAAGACGAATATACAATAGATGTTTACAAACTTGCACTTTCAACTACATTAAACAGGGCAAGAAGAAGTATGGAAGTAATTGCCAGGGAAGACGAAAACCCGAAAGTCGCAAGTGTGGTATATCCACTAATGCAAGTGAACGACATAAAACACTTAAATGCTGATGTTGCAGTTGGTGGAATGGAGCAGAGGAAAATACACATGCTTTCAAGGGAAATTTTGCCAAGCATGGGATACAAAGCACCAGTATGCATACACAATCCTGTTTTAACGGGGCTTGATGGCGAAGGTAAGATGTCTTCATCAAAAGGAAACTTCATTGCAGTAGATGACGATGAAGCTACAATCAAGAAAAAAATGAAAAATGCATTCTGTCCGATGAAAGAAGTTTCAGGAAACCCCGTTTTAGAAATTGCTAAATACTATTTAGAATACCCTGTAACTGTAAAAAGGCCAGAAAAATTTGGTGGAGATTTAATTTTAGAATCTTACGAAGCTTTAGAAAATGCGTTTGTTGAAGGACTTCACCCAATGGATGTTAAAAACCTCGTTTCAGAACAATTAATTGAAATTTTAAGACCTATCCGCGAAAAAATGAATAAATAA
- a CDS encoding mechanosensitive ion channel family protein, translated as MALDQLYFGNTLYSYMIFLIFIFFGVFFGKVMYIFLNKYVRVLAGKTKTKLDDVILDAVEIPLIIVVFVLFFKYGLNNLVLSGNLALWLNESLTVAITFAGVLFLLKIVDDIIVNYVVPIVEKSENTLDDQLVPLMRKLVKFLILIAGLLLILSNVGYNISALLAGLGIGGLAVALAAKDTIENLIAGFIIIVDRPFKLGDWIKWGGKEGIVEEVGIRSTRVRSFGDTLITVPNANIVQTEIENFSERRKRQVKATIGLTYDTPVEKVKRAKEIIENVLNDHHGVVDPIRVSFVEFGSFSLDLRVEYFVRDFGFDFFLNTKDEINIKIKEEFEKENIEFAFPTQTVYYKKE; from the coding sequence ATGGCGTTAGATCAATTATATTTTGGAAATACCCTGTATTCATACATGATATTTTTAATATTCATATTTTTCGGGGTATTCTTTGGAAAAGTAATGTACATATTTTTAAATAAGTACGTAAGAGTTCTTGCAGGAAAAACAAAAACTAAATTAGATGATGTAATACTTGATGCAGTAGAAATCCCATTAATAATTGTGGTTTTCGTTTTATTTTTCAAGTATGGATTAAATAATTTAGTTTTATCTGGTAATTTAGCTTTGTGGCTCAATGAATCTTTAACTGTGGCAATAACCTTTGCAGGAGTTTTATTTTTACTTAAAATTGTGGATGATATAATTGTAAATTATGTTGTCCCAATCGTAGAAAAGTCAGAAAATACGCTCGACGACCAACTTGTTCCATTAATGAGAAAACTGGTCAAATTTTTGATTTTAATTGCAGGGCTCCTGCTTATTTTATCAAATGTGGGCTACAACATTTCAGCACTTCTTGCAGGACTTGGTATCGGCGGTTTGGCAGTTGCGCTTGCTGCAAAGGACACGATTGAAAATTTAATTGCAGGATTTATCATAATTGTTGATCGACCTTTTAAATTGGGCGACTGGATAAAATGGGGCGGAAAAGAGGGAATTGTGGAAGAAGTAGGAATTAGGAGTACCCGTGTTCGTTCATTTGGGGACACATTAATTACAGTTCCAAACGCAAACATTGTTCAAACTGAAATTGAAAACTTTTCAGAGCGAAGAAAAAGGCAGGTAAAAGCAACAATTGGTTTAACTTACGACACGCCAGTTGAAAAAGTAAAACGTGCAAAAGAAATAATAGAAAACGTTTTAAATGATCATCATGGTGTTGTAGATCCAATAAGGGTATCATTTGTTGAATTTGGCAGTTTTTCACTTGATTTAAGAGTTGAATACTTTGTAAGGGATTTCGGGTTTGATTTCTTCTTAAATACTAAGGATGAAATAAATATCAAAATAAAAGAAGAATTTGAAAAAGAAAATATTGAATTTGCATTCCCTACTCAGACAGTATACTACAAAAAAGAATAA
- the rpl12p gene encoding 50S ribosomal protein P1 — translation MEYIYAALLLNSAGKEITEDAVKAILVAGGVEANEARVKALVAALEGVDIAEAIEKAAIAPVAAAAPAAAAAAPVEEKKEEKKEDTGAAAAAGLGALFG, via the coding sequence ATGGAATACATATACGCAGCATTATTATTAAATTCAGCAGGTAAAGAAATCACAGAAGACGCTGTTAAAGCTATATTAGTAGCTGGTGGCGTTGAAGCAAACGAAGCTAGAGTTAAAGCTTTGGTTGCTGCTTTAGAAGGTGTTGACATTGCAGAAGCTATCGAAAAAGCTGCAATCGCACCAGTAGCTGCTGCAGCTCCTGCAGCTGCAGCTGCTGCACCAGTTGAAGAAAAGAAAGAAGAGAAAAAAGAAGACACAGGAGCAGCAGCTGCTGCAGGTCTTGGTGCTTTATTCGGATAA
- a CDS encoding DMT family transporter: protein MDKTWALIFAIVVGFVASLQPIINSKLGDHIGSKNAVFVNFIIGLVLIGLIILISDPSSIKQLSKVPAINPVYLLGGIMGVVIVLLSLIVVPELGALSAFSIFVGVQLISGALIDHFGIFGIQKSPITLLKLFGISLLLLGMRILIK from the coding sequence ATGGATAAGACGTGGGCGTTAATTTTTGCAATTGTTGTTGGATTTGTAGCATCACTTCAGCCGATAATAAATTCAAAACTAGGGGACCATATCGGTTCTAAAAATGCAGTATTTGTAAATTTCATAATCGGACTCGTTTTAATTGGTTTAATAATTTTAATTAGTGATCCGTCATCAATTAAACAGCTTTCAAAAGTACCTGCCATAAATCCAGTTTATCTTTTAGGAGGAATTATGGGCGTAGTTATTGTACTGCTTTCATTAATTGTAGTACCTGAGCTTGGAGCACTTTCCGCATTTTCAATCTTTGTTGGTGTTCAATTGATAAGTGGTGCGTTGATTGATCATTTTGGAATATTTGGAATCCAAAAATCACCCATAACGCTTCTTAAACTATTTGGGATTTCATTACTGCTGTTGGGCATGAGAATTCTGATTAAATAA
- a CDS encoding 50S ribosomal protein L1: MDSEKILNAVKEARTLAKPRNFTQSVDLIVNLKELDLSRPENRLKEQIVLPSGRGKDVAIAVIAKGDLAAQAEDMGLTVIRQEELEELGKNKKTAKKIANAHGFFIAQADMMPLVGKSLGPVLGPRGKMPQPVPANANLAPLVARFQKTVAINTRDKALFQVYIGTESMSDDELAANAEAILNVVSKKYEKGLYHVKNAFTKLTMGAAAPIEK, from the coding sequence ATGGACAGTGAAAAAATACTGAACGCAGTGAAGGAGGCTCGAACTCTTGCTAAGCCGCGAAACTTCACGCAATCCGTTGATCTCATCGTCAACTTAAAAGAGTTGGATCTTTCAAGACCTGAAAACAGGTTGAAAGAGCAAATCGTTTTACCAAGTGGAAGAGGTAAAGACGTAGCGATTGCGGTTATTGCGAAAGGTGACTTGGCTGCTCAAGCAGAAGATATGGGCCTCACTGTAATAAGACAGGAAGAATTAGAAGAATTAGGTAAAAACAAAAAAACAGCTAAAAAAATTGCTAACGCACACGGCTTCTTTATCGCTCAAGCTGATATGATGCCATTGGTCGGTAAATCATTAGGTCCTGTTCTAGGTCCTAGAGGTAAAATGCCACAACCAGTGCCTGCAAATGCAAACTTAGCTCCATTAGTTGCTAGATTCCAAAAAACCGTTGCAATAAACACCAGGGATAAAGCATTATTCCAGGTATACATCGGAACAGAATCAATGAGCGACGATGAACTTGCTGCAAATGCCGAAGCAATTTTAAACGTAGTGTCTAAAAAATACGAAAAAGGACTCTACCACGTTAAAAATGCATTTACAAAACTTACAATGGGCGCAGCTGCTCCTATTGAGAAATAG
- a CDS encoding DUF2067 domain-containing protein, producing MKRIISIKGTEEEIIEICERISKLGIDYSFDAKANYAENRAYNSARIKIFGDEKYKLVEDHKNILTIIDTVHNKYNADTKGLFEYKLNDLKYPVNKDLVLDTLSALKINFKYLKDENVIKCERKIEEINSILKDILDIYSELNFYNIGSKPVKNVLTLAVYITGRDIDELIEEGLEKELFREEDEKIVLNKDINLTRKELLSVKK from the coding sequence ATGAAAAGAATAATATCAATAAAAGGAACTGAAGAAGAAATTATTGAAATCTGCGAAAGGATATCTAAATTAGGCATTGATTATTCATTTGACGCAAAAGCAAATTATGCGGAAAATAGGGCATATAACAGTGCAAGAATAAAGATATTTGGCGATGAAAAGTACAAACTCGTAGAAGACCATAAAAATATACTTACTATTATAGATACAGTCCATAATAAATACAATGCAGACACAAAAGGATTATTCGAGTACAAATTAAATGATTTAAAATATCCTGTGAACAAAGACCTTGTTTTGGATACTCTTTCTGCATTAAAAATTAATTTTAAATATTTAAAAGATGAAAACGTAATCAAGTGTGAAAGAAAAATTGAAGAAATTAACAGCATCTTAAAAGACATTCTTGACATTTATTCTGAACTCAACTTTTATAATATTGGCTCAAAACCTGTTAAAAATGTATTAACTCTTGCAGTATATATAACAGGGCGAGATATCGATGAATTAATCGAAGAAGGACTCGAAAAAGAATTATTTAGAGAAGAAGACGAAAAAATTGTTCTCAATAAAGATATAAATCTAACAAGAAAAGAACTTTTGAGCGTGAAAAAATGA
- a CDS encoding NAD(P)H-hydrate dehydratase produces the protein MKDIKCVQKTGNILEFEQLREKLGIIDKKDVSSLEIKVIDENSEQYGISKEKLMENAGRAVYEEIANLNFDFSKVYVLCGTGNNGGDGFVIARHISNNFATFVVLVGNERKIRTSETQKNFNILKNMEVFGNLEYMNILENENAIDLIKTLENELKNENVLVIDSMLGTGITGNLKNPYSTIVDYLNDLKSKYYENLKIISVDIQTGNLKSDLEVILHKRKVENKNKNFVVKNIGIPKYIENMVGKGDFYLLNKRKLNSHKGQNGKVLIIGGSKEYHGAPVFSGLAASKFADIVTVASVSNVIGTVRNYPELMPYELNGEYIGQKNTDELLKLSKNYDCTVLGSGLSLNSSTKEFVNSYLNETNGKVVIDADAIKLIDYGNFEFKNNFIFTPHKKEFEYMKDYVKKYAKNQGFNSTVVLKGSIDIVFDPDNIKMNITGNQGMTAGGTGDILCGIIGAICACNDAFPSACCGTYINGYCGDLLEKEYGYYYNSTDIIKILPKALKELLY, from the coding sequence ATGAAAGACATCAAATGCGTTCAGAAAACAGGAAATATTTTAGAATTTGAACAGCTAAGAGAAAAACTCGGGATTATTGATAAAAAGGACGTATCTTCTTTAGAAATAAAGGTGATTGACGAAAATTCAGAACAGTACGGAATCTCAAAAGAAAAATTAATGGAAAATGCTGGAAGGGCAGTTTACGAAGAAATTGCTAATTTGAACTTTGATTTTTCAAAAGTGTATGTATTGTGCGGAACAGGAAATAATGGGGGAGATGGGTTTGTTATTGCAAGACACATATCGAATAATTTTGCTACATTTGTCGTATTAGTTGGAAACGAAAGAAAAATAAGAACTTCTGAAACTCAAAAAAACTTTAATATCCTCAAGAATATGGAAGTTTTTGGTAATTTAGAATATATGAATATTTTAGAAAATGAAAATGCAATTGATCTAATAAAAACGCTTGAAAATGAACTAAAAAATGAAAATGTATTGGTAATTGATTCAATGCTTGGAACAGGAATTACTGGAAATTTAAAAAATCCTTATTCAACAATAGTTGATTATTTGAATGATTTAAAGAGCAAATACTACGAAAATTTGAAAATAATCAGTGTGGATATTCAAACTGGAAATCTGAAATCTGATCTGGAAGTTATACTCCACAAAAGAAAAGTTGAAAACAAAAATAAAAATTTTGTTGTTAAAAATATTGGAATTCCAAAATATATTGAAAACATGGTTGGAAAGGGCGATTTTTATTTATTGAATAAAAGAAAACTAAATTCCCATAAAGGACAGAATGGAAAAGTTTTGATTATTGGTGGATCAAAAGAATACCACGGCGCACCTGTTTTTTCAGGCCTCGCAGCTTCTAAATTTGCAGATATTGTGACAGTGGCGTCAGTTTCAAATGTTATAGGTACTGTTAGAAATTATCCTGAATTAATGCCTTATGAATTAAATGGCGAATATATCGGTCAAAAAAATACCGATGAGCTTTTAAAACTGTCTAAAAATTATGACTGCACGGTTTTAGGTAGCGGACTTTCATTAAATTCGAGTACAAAAGAGTTTGTAAATTCGTACCTAAATGAAACAAATGGAAAAGTAGTTATTGATGCAGATGCAATAAAGTTGATTGATTATGGTAATTTTGAATTTAAAAATAATTTTATATTCACTCCGCACAAAAAGGAATTTGAATACATGAAGGATTATGTTAAAAAGTATGCTAAAAACCAAGGTTTTAATTCAACAGTGGTATTAAAAGGAAGTATCGATATAGTGTTTGATCCAGATAATATTAAAATGAACATTACTGGAAATCAGGGAATGACTGCCGGTGGGACAGGGGATATATTATGCGGAATTATCGGTGCAATTTGTGCATGCAATGACGCATTTCCTTCAGCCTGCTGTGGAACTTATATAAATGGATATTGCGGAGATTTACTCGAAAAAGAGTACGGATATTATTACAATTCAACGGATATTATCAAAATATTGCCAAAAGCACTTAAAGAACTTTTATATTAA
- a CDS encoding PHP-associated domain-containing protein, with amino-acid sequence MENDVFKADMHIHTKYSGMMKYMGLKFPDSVEEPLKVLKCAKANGMDIIAVTDHNTIKGALETKKYEKEFGIEVVVGSEIMSKDGEILGLFLNEDIPKRLSAEETIERIHEQGGLAVCPHPYSPICEAIGDKVFELDFDGVEVYNAYHRDGIVNNIALDKVLKNYHKSPFAFLGNSDAHLARMIGNGNTKFEGNSADDLFNAIKHRKTTYEGTPTPLSDIILWSYNVIYASEKALLKSMVKKDDNIVNYNCSKFKKGIAAFGGLMYIGTPLPLVAGVLGNIYLKKKAKQKLKEVIQEVI; translated from the coding sequence ATGGAAAATGATGTATTTAAGGCAGATATGCATATACACACTAAATATTCTGGAATGATGAAATATATGGGACTAAAATTTCCAGATTCAGTTGAAGAGCCGTTAAAGGTACTGAAATGTGCAAAAGCAAATGGCATGGATATCATTGCTGTAACCGACCACAACACGATTAAAGGAGCTCTTGAAACAAAAAAATATGAAAAAGAGTTTGGAATTGAAGTTGTAGTTGGAAGCGAAATAATGTCAAAAGATGGTGAAATTTTAGGATTATTCTTAAATGAGGATATCCCAAAAAGGCTGAGTGCCGAAGAAACTATCGAAAGAATCCATGAACAGGGCGGACTTGCAGTATGCCCTCACCCTTACAGTCCGATTTGTGAGGCAATAGGGGATAAAGTATTTGAACTTGATTTTGATGGTGTTGAAGTTTACAACGCATACCACAGGGATGGAATTGTAAATAATATTGCACTTGATAAAGTTTTAAAAAACTACCACAAATCCCCTTTTGCATTTTTAGGAAATAGTGATGCGCATTTAGCAAGAATGATTGGAAATGGAAACACTAAATTTGAAGGAAACTCTGCAGACGATTTATTTAATGCAATAAAACACAGAAAAACAACTTACGAAGGAACGCCAACTCCACTTTCGGATATAATTTTGTGGAGCTACAACGTGATTTACGCTTCAGAAAAAGCACTTTTAAAATCAATGGTCAAAAAAGACGATAATATTGTAAATTACAATTGTTCAAAATTTAAAAAAGGCATTGCCGCATTTGGCGGGTTAATGTACATTGGAACACCTCTACCGCTTGTAGCAGGGGTTTTAGGGAATATATATCTTAAAAAGAAAGCAAAACAGAAATTAAAAGAAGTAATTCAAGAAGTTATTTAA
- a CDS encoding 50S ribosomal protein L10, whose amino-acid sequence MIEAKSEHKIAPWKIEEVNALKELLKSSNIIALIDMMEVPAVQLQEIRDKIRDQMTLKMSRNTLMKRAIEEVAEETGNPEFAKLVDYMDKGAAIIATEMNPFKLYKTLDESKSPAPVKGGAIAPCDIEVKAGSTGMPPGPFLSELKAVGIPAAIDKGKIGIKEDKIVVKEGEVVSQKLAVVLSALDIKPVTVGLNVLGVYEDGVIYTESDLKIDEEEFVGKIQKAFTSAFNLSVNAVIPTSATVETIVQKAFNDAKAVSVESAFVTDKTADAILGKAYAQMIAVAGLAGDDALDEDLKGKISSGAAAPVAEAPVEEKKEEKKEEAAAPAGLGMLF is encoded by the coding sequence ATGATCGAAGCTAAATCAGAACATAAGATTGCCCCTTGGAAAATTGAAGAAGTTAATGCATTAAAAGAATTACTTAAAAGTTCAAACATTATTGCATTAATTGACATGATGGAAGTTCCTGCGGTACAACTCCAAGAAATCAGGGACAAAATCAGAGATCAAATGACATTAAAAATGTCAAGAAACACACTCATGAAAAGGGCAATTGAAGAAGTTGCTGAAGAAACCGGAAATCCAGAATTTGCTAAATTAGTAGATTACATGGACAAAGGGGCTGCAATCATTGCTACCGAAATGAACCCTTTCAAATTATACAAAACACTTGATGAAAGTAAAAGCCCTGCACCTGTTAAAGGAGGCGCTATTGCTCCATGCGATATTGAAGTTAAAGCTGGATCAACAGGAATGCCACCAGGACCATTCTTAAGTGAATTGAAAGCAGTTGGAATCCCTGCTGCTATTGATAAGGGTAAAATCGGAATCAAAGAAGACAAAATCGTTGTAAAAGAAGGCGAAGTTGTTTCACAGAAACTTGCAGTTGTACTCTCTGCATTAGACATTAAACCAGTTACAGTTGGTTTAAACGTACTCGGAGTTTACGAAGATGGTGTTATTTACACTGAAAGTGATTTAAAAATCGACGAAGAAGAATTCGTTGGAAAAATCCAAAAAGCATTCACAAGTGCATTCAACTTGTCAGTTAACGCTGTTATCCCAACAAGCGCGACAGTTGAAACAATCGTTCAAAAAGCATTCAACGATGCAAAAGCTGTATCAGTTGAAAGTGCATTCGTAACAGATAAAACCGCTGATGCAATCCTTGGAAAAGCTTACGCTCAAATGATTGCTGTTGCAGGTCTTGCTGGCGATGACGCTTTAGACGAAGACTTAAAAGGAAAAATTTCGTCAGGCGCAGCTGCACCAGTTGCAGAAGCTCCAGTTGAAGAAAAGAAAGAAGAGAAAAAAGAAGAAGCTGCAGCTCCTGCAGGTCTTGGAATGCTCTTCTAA
- a CDS encoding DNA-directed RNA polymerase subunit L, whose protein sequence is MNYVKIIEKNKNFIELELVNDDHSLSNLVKEILLSKDGVILASYGVEHPVLDPDTGRYISNPTIMLKTDEKTDAETVLKEALKDIVDLCNKTLEDL, encoded by the coding sequence ATGAACTACGTTAAAATCATTGAAAAAAACAAAAACTTCATCGAATTAGAATTAGTAAATGACGACCACTCTTTAAGCAATTTAGTAAAAGAAATATTGTTATCAAAAGATGGCGTTATTCTTGCATCATATGGCGTAGAACACCCGGTTTTAGATCCTGACACTGGAAGATACATTTCAAATCCAACGATAATGTTAAAAACCGATGAAAAAACAGATGCTGAAACAGTTTTAAAAGAAGCTTTGAAAGATATCGTCGATCTTTGTAACAAAACCCTTGAAGATTTATAA
- the hisH gene encoding imidazole glycerol phosphate synthase subunit HisH produces MIAIIDYNAGNLRSIEKALELYTKNIVVTSDPETILSADKIVLPGVGNFGDSMKNISQKTGDCSLNEIINKCVQKVPFLGICLGMQLLLEKSEECPETPGLGVIKGDVIKFKHSEKIPHMGWNTVNQVQDIPLFEGIANNEYFYFVHSYHVNPSEKDVISGTTNYGYEFPCILNKKNVYATQFHPEKSGKNGLKMIENFVELI; encoded by the coding sequence GTGATTGCAATAATTGATTATAATGCAGGCAACTTGAGAAGTATCGAAAAGGCACTTGAATTATACACAAAAAACATCGTTGTTACAAGTGACCCTGAAACTATTTTAAGTGCTGACAAGATAGTTCTTCCAGGTGTTGGGAATTTTGGAGATTCAATGAAAAATATTTCCCAAAAAACAGGAGACTGCTCTTTAAATGAAATAATTAATAAATGCGTTCAAAAGGTTCCATTTTTAGGAATTTGTTTAGGTATGCAGTTGTTACTTGAAAAAAGTGAAGAATGTCCAGAAACTCCAGGCCTTGGTGTGATAAAAGGGGACGTTATAAAATTCAAACATTCTGAAAAAATCCCCCACATGGGTTGGAATACTGTAAATCAGGTTCAAGATATTCCCCTTTTTGAAGGAATAGCAAATAATGAATATTTCTACTTTGTACATTCATACCACGTGAATCCTTCAGAAAAAGACGTAATTTCAGGAACTACTAATTACGGTTACGAATTCCCGTGCATTTTGAATAAAAAAAACGTTTATGCTACCCAGTTCCATCCTGAAAAAAGTGGTAAAAACGGTTTAAAAATGATTGAAAACTTCGTTGAATTAATTTAA